Proteins encoded by one window of Pan troglodytes isolate AG18354 chromosome 16, NHGRI_mPanTro3-v2.0_pri, whole genome shotgun sequence:
- the LOC107971355 gene encoding eukaryotic translation initiation factor 3 subunit F-like: protein MEFAKNMYELPKKVSPNKLILGWYAAGHDITEHSVLIHEYYSREAPNPIHLTVDTSLQNGHMSIEAYVSTLMGVPGRTVGLFTPLTVKYAYYDTECIRVDLIMKTCFSPNRVVGLSSDLQQVGGASARIQDTLSIVLQYAEDILSGKVSADNTIRKVGHFLMSLVNQVPKIVPDDFETMLHSNINDLLMVT from the coding sequence ATGGAATTTGCTAAGAACATGTATGAACTGCCTAAAAAAGTTTCTCCAAATAAGCTCATCTTGGGGTGGTACGCTGCAGGCCATGACATCACAGAACACTCTGTGCTGATCCATGAGTACTACAGCCGAGAGGCCCCCAACCCCATCCACCTCACTGTGGACACAAGTCTCCAGAACGGCCATATGAGCATCGAAGCCTATGTCAGCACTTTAATGGGTGTCCCTGGGAGGACCGTGGGATTGTTCACACCTCTGACAGTGAAATACGCATACTATGACACTGAATGCATCAGAGTTGACCTGATCATGAAGACCTGCTTTAGCCCCAACAGAGTGGTTGGACTCTCAAGTGACTTGCAGCAAGTAGGAGGGGCATCAGCTCGCATCCAGGATACCCTGAGCATAGTGTTGCAATATGCAGAGGATATACTATCTGGAAAGGTGTCAGCTGACAATACCATCAGGAAGGTGGGCCACTTCCTGATGAGCCTGGTTAACCAAGTACCAAAAATAGTTCCCGATGACTTCGAGACCATGCTCCACAGCAACATCAATGACCTGTTGATGGTGACCTAA